The following proteins are co-located in the Microbacterium sp. Clip185 genome:
- a CDS encoding tRNA (adenine-N1)-methyltransferase: MTTPASAPRGPFRYGDRIQLTGPKGRLHTITLKDGGELHTHHGVLRHRDLEGLPDGSVVANSGGHEYLALRPLLRDFVMSMPRGAAIVYPKDAAQIVAQADIFPGAVVVEAGVGSGALALWLLRGVGAAGRLTSFERREDFAEVARANVETFLGAVPENWTLEVGDLVERLPQAVEPASVDRVVLDMLAPWECIDVVAEALAPGGVVICYVATATQLSRVAEYIRQTELFTDPEASETLVRGWHVEGLAVRPDHRMVAHTGFLLTARRLAPGAVLPEQKRRASKSSYSDEDVELWTPGAVGERQITDKNLRKRVREAQRAAAGARQAAAEVGSDEHVD; this comes from the coding sequence ATGACCACTCCCGCCTCCGCCCCTCGCGGACCCTTCCGCTATGGCGACCGCATTCAGCTGACCGGCCCGAAGGGTCGCTTGCACACGATCACGCTGAAGGACGGCGGCGAGTTGCACACGCACCACGGCGTGCTGCGTCACCGTGACCTCGAAGGGCTGCCGGACGGGTCCGTCGTCGCCAACAGCGGCGGTCACGAATACCTCGCTCTGCGTCCGCTGCTGCGCGACTTCGTCATGTCGATGCCGCGCGGTGCGGCGATCGTCTATCCGAAGGATGCGGCGCAGATCGTCGCGCAGGCAGACATCTTCCCCGGGGCGGTGGTCGTGGAGGCGGGGGTCGGCTCGGGTGCGCTCGCGCTCTGGCTCCTGCGTGGAGTCGGAGCAGCGGGACGGCTCACGTCGTTCGAAAGGCGGGAGGACTTCGCCGAGGTCGCGCGCGCGAACGTCGAGACCTTCCTCGGCGCCGTGCCCGAGAACTGGACCCTCGAGGTCGGGGACCTCGTCGAAAGGCTTCCCCAGGCGGTCGAGCCGGCATCCGTCGACCGCGTCGTTCTCGACATGCTGGCGCCCTGGGAATGCATCGACGTCGTCGCCGAGGCGCTCGCGCCCGGCGGTGTGGTCATCTGCTACGTGGCCACCGCCACGCAGCTCAGCCGCGTCGCGGAGTACATCCGTCAGACCGAGCTGTTCACCGACCCGGAAGCCAGCGAGACACTCGTGCGCGGCTGGCACGTCGAGGGGCTGGCGGTACGTCCGGATCACCGCATGGTCGCTCACACCGGCTTCCTCCTGACGGCACGCCGACTCGCTCCGGGCGCCGTGCTGCCCGAGCAGAAGCGGCGTGCCTCGAAGTCGAGCTACAGCGACGAGGATGTGGAGCTGTGGACGCCGGGTGCGGTGGGGGAGCGGCAGATCACGGACAAGAACCTTCGCAAGCGCGTGCGCGAGGCGCAGCGCGCGGCCGCCGGCGCACGCCAGGCAGCGGCGGAAGTCGGCTCCGACGAGCACGTAGACTGA
- a CDS encoding HAD family hydrolase, whose amino-acid sequence MNPQLPDAVLWDMDGTLVDTEPYWMAAEGPLVAAHGGVWTHEQALGLVGLGLDDAARLLQGAGVRLPEQEIIDTLTTRVMRSLREDGVPFRPGARELLSSLRAAGVRTALVTMSLRRMADAVVELIDFDAFDLVIAGDEATRPKPFPDPYLQACASLGVDPARTVAIEDSPNGLRSAIAAGTVALGVPHMVSLEGVGAAALWPSLADTGADDIARLFTAHHELEDVAR is encoded by the coding sequence GTGAACCCCCAGCTTCCCGACGCCGTCCTGTGGGACATGGACGGCACACTCGTCGACACTGAGCCCTATTGGATGGCGGCCGAGGGTCCGCTCGTCGCCGCGCACGGCGGCGTCTGGACCCATGAACAGGCGTTGGGCCTGGTGGGTCTCGGGCTCGACGACGCGGCGCGTCTTCTTCAGGGTGCCGGTGTGCGCCTGCCCGAGCAGGAGATCATCGACACTCTGACGACGCGTGTCATGCGCTCGCTCAGGGAGGACGGCGTGCCGTTCCGCCCTGGCGCGCGGGAGCTTCTCTCGAGTCTCCGCGCGGCGGGGGTCCGTACCGCCCTGGTGACCATGTCGCTGCGTCGCATGGCGGATGCGGTCGTCGAGCTCATCGACTTCGACGCCTTCGACCTCGTGATCGCCGGAGACGAGGCCACCCGTCCGAAGCCCTTCCCCGACCCGTACCTGCAGGCCTGCGCCTCGCTCGGCGTCGATCCGGCGCGCACCGTCGCGATCGAGGACTCGCCGAACGGGCTGCGCTCGGCCATCGCCGCCGGCACGGTTGCGCTGGGTGTTCCCCACATGGTCTCGCTCGAGGGCGTCGGCGCCGCAGCCCTGTGGCCCTCACTCGCCGATACCGGCGCCGACGACATCGCGCGCCTGTTCACCGCACACCACGAACTCGAGGACGTCGCACGATGA
- a CDS encoding PAC2 family protein, with amino-acid sequence MEGLGRRVLVAAFDGWNDAGEAASAAVALLRAEGEYESVYSVDPELYFDYQYTRPTVTLDAEGNRVLSWPEATLLRPAQQTRGTQLWLLTGVEPARAWKAFASELVDFALAEDITGFVALGSMMADVPHTRPISIFAGSDSDALRTGLGLERSSYEGPVGILSVLAHVAEQAGIPAASLWASVPHYVAGHTPSPKATLALLDRLEDITGAKVPRGELATQAAAWEASIDAAAADDEEMTEYIRGLERTRDTWDSPDASGDAIAREFEQYLRRRGDGPGKPGRDEPRR; translated from the coding sequence GTGGAGGGACTTGGTCGGCGCGTTCTGGTCGCCGCCTTCGACGGCTGGAACGACGCGGGTGAGGCGGCCTCGGCCGCCGTTGCGCTCCTGCGCGCCGAGGGCGAGTACGAGAGCGTCTACTCGGTCGATCCCGAGCTGTACTTCGATTACCAGTACACCCGTCCGACGGTGACCCTCGATGCGGAGGGCAATCGCGTGCTCTCCTGGCCGGAGGCGACGCTCCTGCGCCCCGCGCAGCAGACCCGCGGAACGCAGCTGTGGCTGCTGACCGGCGTCGAACCGGCGCGGGCATGGAAGGCATTCGCCTCTGAGCTGGTCGACTTCGCCCTCGCCGAGGACATTACGGGTTTCGTCGCGCTCGGCTCGATGATGGCGGATGTGCCGCACACCCGCCCGATCTCGATCTTCGCGGGCAGCGACAGTGACGCACTGCGCACCGGTCTGGGCCTTGAACGAAGCTCGTACGAAGGACCTGTCGGCATTCTCAGCGTTCTCGCCCACGTCGCCGAGCAGGCAGGGATCCCTGCCGCTTCGCTCTGGGCGAGTGTCCCGCACTACGTAGCCGGGCACACGCCGTCGCCCAAAGCCACGCTGGCGCTGCTGGACCGCCTGGAGGACATCACCGGAGCGAAGGTGCCCCGGGGCGAGCTGGCGACCCAGGCCGCCGCGTGGGAGGCATCCATCGACGCGGCCGCGGCCGACGACGAGGAGATGACCGAGTACATCCGCGGACTCGAGCGCACGCGCGACACCTGGGACTCTCCCGACGCGTCCGGCGACGCCATCGCCCGCGAGTTCGAGCAGTACCTGCGCCGCCGCGGCGACGGACCGGGCAAGCCCGGCCGCGACGAACCGCGACGCTGA
- a CDS encoding undecaprenyl-diphosphate phosphatase gives MQNFLEALLLGLVQGLTEFLPVSSSAHLAILGAFLPSAQDPGAAFTAITQIGTEAAVVIFFWKDIVRIISHWFGSFTGRVPRNDPDARMGWLIIIGSVPIVALGLFFQDQIEGVFRSLWLVAGMLIFFGVLLGIADAVGAHRRKLKDLTVGHGVVFGLAQSLALVPGVSRSGGTITAGLFLGYERAAAARYAFLLAIPAVFGSGFYQLFKVLREPEVDPVFNLWETGAATVVAFFVALVVIKYFMAWISKRSFLPFVIYRVALGAFVMVMLATGVIAA, from the coding sequence ATGCAGAATTTCCTTGAAGCGCTCCTCTTGGGCCTGGTCCAAGGTCTCACGGAGTTCCTCCCGGTCTCCTCGAGCGCGCATCTCGCGATCCTTGGAGCCTTCCTGCCGTCCGCTCAGGATCCGGGCGCGGCGTTCACCGCGATCACGCAGATCGGCACCGAGGCGGCGGTCGTCATCTTCTTCTGGAAGGACATCGTCCGCATCATCTCGCACTGGTTCGGGTCTTTCACCGGGCGTGTGCCGCGCAACGATCCCGACGCGCGGATGGGCTGGCTGATCATCATCGGGTCGGTGCCGATCGTCGCGCTGGGACTCTTCTTCCAGGATCAGATCGAGGGCGTCTTCCGCTCGCTCTGGCTGGTGGCGGGCATGCTCATCTTCTTCGGCGTGCTGCTCGGCATCGCCGACGCCGTCGGAGCCCACCGCCGCAAGCTCAAGGACCTCACCGTCGGCCACGGCGTCGTGTTCGGTTTGGCGCAGTCGCTCGCGCTCGTGCCGGGGGTGTCGCGCTCCGGCGGCACCATCACCGCGGGCCTCTTCCTCGGCTACGAGCGTGCGGCGGCGGCGCGATATGCGTTCCTCCTCGCGATCCCGGCGGTGTTCGGCAGCGGCTTCTACCAGCTCTTCAAGGTGCTCCGGGAGCCCGAGGTGGACCCCGTCTTCAACCTGTGGGAGACGGGGGCGGCAACAGTCGTCGCCTTCTTCGTGGCGCTCGTGGTCATCAAGTACTTCATGGCGTGGATCTCGAAGCGCAGCTTCCTCCCGTTCGTGATCTACCGCGTGGCGCTGGGTGCGTTCGTGATGGTCATGCTGGCCACCGGCGTCATCGCCGCCTGA
- a CDS encoding M20/M25/M40 family metallo-hydrolase: MTDATAAGAPDLPEVARIARDLIRIDTTNYGGGRAVGEREAAEYVGAYLEQLGLETLYYEPIERRTNVFARVPGRDRTRPALVVHGHLDVVPAVADDWSVDPFAGVIRDGMLWGRGAVDMKNMDAMILTSVAELVRAGEQPERDLVLAFFADEENGGVEGSSLVVEHRPEIFAGATEAISEVGGFSVDVGSRRAYLLQVGEKALLWLRLVARGAAGHGSRFHPDNAVVRLAEAVAALGRTEWPLRLTDTTDRFLAEMSRLTGIGTDDPDALADAAGPASAFLRASLRTTANATGLGAGYKHNVIPDRAEALIDVRVLPGTEEAALADIRRIVGDGVEIETVVRDVGLETTFEGDLVDRMVEALARHDPDAPVIPYLLGAGTDNKALSRLGITGYGFAPLRLPPGMDFTGMFHGVDERVPIDALVFGQRVLTDFLRTC; encoded by the coding sequence ATGACGGACGCGACTGCCGCAGGCGCGCCCGATCTGCCCGAGGTCGCGCGGATCGCGCGAGACCTCATCCGCATCGACACGACGAACTACGGGGGCGGTCGCGCTGTCGGCGAACGCGAGGCCGCCGAGTACGTGGGTGCCTACCTAGAGCAACTCGGCCTGGAAACGCTGTACTACGAGCCGATCGAGCGTCGCACCAACGTGTTCGCGCGTGTGCCGGGGCGGGACCGCACGCGGCCGGCGCTCGTCGTGCACGGTCACCTCGACGTCGTCCCCGCGGTAGCGGACGACTGGAGCGTCGATCCGTTTGCGGGCGTCATCCGCGACGGGATGCTGTGGGGGCGCGGCGCGGTGGACATGAAGAACATGGACGCCATGATCCTCACCTCGGTCGCGGAGCTCGTGCGCGCGGGGGAGCAGCCGGAGCGCGATCTCGTGCTGGCCTTCTTCGCGGACGAGGAGAACGGCGGCGTCGAGGGCTCCTCGCTCGTCGTGGAGCATCGCCCCGAGATCTTCGCGGGCGCCACGGAGGCTATCAGTGAGGTCGGCGGCTTCTCTGTCGACGTCGGCTCGCGACGCGCCTACCTCCTGCAGGTCGGGGAGAAGGCGCTTCTCTGGTTGCGACTGGTGGCACGCGGGGCGGCGGGCCACGGCAGCAGATTCCATCCCGACAACGCAGTGGTCCGCCTCGCTGAGGCCGTCGCAGCGCTCGGACGCACCGAGTGGCCCCTGCGGCTCACCGACACGACCGACCGCTTCCTCGCCGAGATGTCCCGTCTGACGGGAATCGGTACGGATGACCCTGACGCACTCGCCGACGCCGCCGGGCCTGCATCCGCCTTCCTCCGGGCGAGTCTGCGCACGACGGCGAACGCGACCGGGCTCGGCGCCGGCTACAAGCACAACGTGATCCCCGACCGGGCGGAGGCCCTGATCGATGTCCGCGTGCTGCCGGGAACCGAGGAGGCGGCGCTCGCGGACATCCGACGCATCGTGGGCGACGGAGTCGAGATCGAAACGGTCGTGCGCGACGTGGGGCTCGAGACGACGTTCGAGGGCGATCTCGTCGACCGCATGGTCGAAGCCCTCGCGCGCCACGACCCTGACGCACCCGTGATCCCGTATCTGCTGGGCGCGGGCACCGACAACAAGGCCCTCTCGCGTCTCGGGATCACCGGTTACGGGTTCGCGCCGTTGCGCCTTCCGCCGGGCATGGATTTCACCGGTATGTTCCACGGTGTCGATGAGCGCGTCCCGATCGACGCCCTCGTGTTCGGGCAGCGAGTGCTGACCGACTTCCTCCGTACCTGCTGA
- a CDS encoding DEAD/DEAH box helicase has product MTIDADRIDEHGAEHIGSFAAEHLSPTYPQRAPWGTAQRLRAWQAEALDQYFSMDGPDGVGKGPRDFLAAATPGAGKTTFALRLASELLRRGVVDRIIVVAPTEHLKTQWADAAARVGIRLDPHFSNRHTVPARQYHGVAVTYAQVAVKASVHQYLTIEKRSLVILDEVHHGGDALSWGDALREAYGRATRRLLLSGTPFRSDTAPIPFVEYHPDAKGNRVSRTDYAYGYRRALEDGVVRPVLFMVYAGHMRWRTKTGDEMEAQLGQDNTKDITSQAWRTALAPEGEWISAVLRSADRRLSEVREQVPDAGGLVIATDQTAARAYADILQQISGEPVTVVLSDEAEASSRIEAFSASDSRWMVAVRMVSEGVDVPRLAVGVYATSASTPLFFAQAIGRFVRARRRGETASVFLPNVPQLLTLANEMERQRDHALDRESDAEDMWDAEEDMMNQAEREDSASDALTEEFAYQALGANAHFDRVLFDGKEFGQLAVPGTPEEEEFLGIPGLLEPEHVHELLMQRQARQGRHRSAREAREAAGEQEPPSDIPAPLHRTLKEQRQLLNSLVGLYARQSGEPHGAVHTELRRLCGGPAVSHATVAQLQARIELLRKRVHS; this is encoded by the coding sequence ATGACCATCGACGCCGATCGGATCGACGAGCACGGAGCCGAGCACATCGGCAGTTTCGCCGCCGAGCACCTCTCCCCGACATACCCGCAGCGCGCACCGTGGGGAACCGCGCAGCGGTTGCGCGCGTGGCAGGCGGAGGCGCTCGACCAGTACTTCTCCATGGACGGCCCCGACGGTGTCGGAAAGGGACCGCGCGACTTTCTCGCCGCGGCCACACCCGGCGCTGGAAAGACCACCTTCGCCTTGCGCCTCGCGAGCGAGTTGCTGCGCCGTGGCGTGGTCGACCGCATCATCGTGGTCGCGCCGACGGAGCATCTCAAGACGCAGTGGGCTGATGCGGCGGCCCGCGTGGGCATCAGACTCGACCCGCACTTCAGCAACCGCCACACCGTTCCGGCCAGGCAATATCACGGCGTCGCGGTGACGTATGCGCAGGTGGCGGTGAAGGCGTCCGTCCATCAGTACCTGACGATCGAGAAGCGCAGCCTCGTGATCCTCGACGAGGTGCATCACGGCGGCGACGCCCTCAGCTGGGGCGACGCGCTGCGCGAGGCGTACGGACGCGCCACCCGCCGGCTGCTGCTGTCGGGGACGCCCTTCCGCTCCGACACGGCCCCCATCCCGTTCGTCGAGTACCACCCCGATGCCAAGGGCAACCGCGTCTCGCGCACGGATTACGCGTACGGCTACCGCCGGGCGCTCGAGGACGGCGTCGTGCGTCCCGTGCTCTTCATGGTCTACGCGGGGCACATGCGCTGGCGCACCAAGACGGGCGACGAGATGGAGGCGCAGCTCGGTCAGGACAACACGAAGGACATCACCTCCCAGGCATGGCGCACTGCGCTCGCGCCGGAAGGCGAGTGGATCTCCGCCGTCCTGCGCTCGGCCGATCGGCGTCTCTCGGAGGTGCGCGAGCAGGTTCCGGATGCGGGTGGCCTGGTGATCGCGACCGATCAGACGGCGGCGCGCGCGTACGCCGACATCCTGCAGCAGATCTCCGGCGAGCCCGTGACCGTCGTGCTCTCCGACGAGGCCGAAGCATCCTCGCGCATCGAGGCGTTCTCCGCCTCGGACTCGCGCTGGATGGTGGCCGTTCGGATGGTGTCCGAAGGCGTCGACGTACCGCGCCTCGCCGTCGGCGTGTACGCGACCTCCGCCTCGACGCCGCTGTTCTTCGCACAGGCGATCGGTCGTTTCGTGCGCGCTCGGCGTCGCGGCGAGACCGCGAGCGTCTTCCTGCCCAACGTCCCGCAGCTCCTGACGCTGGCCAACGAGATGGAGCGCCAGCGCGACCACGCGCTCGACCGCGAGAGCGACGCGGAGGACATGTGGGACGCCGAAGAGGACATGATGAACCAGGCGGAGCGCGAGGACTCCGCATCCGACGCCTTGACGGAGGAGTTCGCGTACCAGGCGCTCGGGGCGAACGCCCATTTCGACCGGGTGCTGTTCGACGGCAAGGAGTTCGGTCAGCTCGCCGTGCCCGGCACCCCGGAGGAGGAGGAGTTCCTCGGCATCCCCGGGCTCCTCGAACCCGAGCACGTGCATGAGCTCCTGATGCAGCGCCAGGCCCGTCAGGGCCGCCATCGCTCTGCACGGGAAGCGCGCGAGGCGGCAGGGGAGCAGGAGCCGCCGAGCGACATCCCTGCACCCCTCCATCGCACGTTGAAGGAGCAGCGGCAGCTGCTGAACAGCCTCGTCGGGCTTTATGCACGACAGAGCGGCGAACCGCACGGCGCGGTGCACACCGAACTGCGGCGCCTGTGCGGGGGACCTGCGGTCTCTCACGCGACCGTGGCGCAGTTGCAGGCACGGATCGAGCTGCTACGCAAGCGCGTGCACAGCTGA
- a CDS encoding SGNH/GDSL hydrolase family protein — MTTESALPHRTPYVANDEGHPWRRFVAIGDSFTEGIGDPSPDSPGGNRGWADRVAEVLGADVDDFAYANLAVRGRLIGQIVAEQIEPALALSPDLISFCAGGNDVIRPGTDPDEISQQFEDAVIRLSSTGATVVVFTGIDTNFSPVFRGFRGKVAIYNENLRAIADRYDCIVADQWGLKEIQDARFFADDRLHLNALGHHEVARMVLRALNVPNDLAPMQPAPIAVRNWRAARADDLVWARTYLVPWVLRRLRHQSSGDNVTAKRPEPSSVSRLDGQIPPAGG; from the coding sequence ATGACCACCGAATCGGCTCTGCCCCACCGCACTCCCTACGTCGCCAACGATGAGGGACACCCGTGGCGGCGATTCGTCGCCATCGGCGACTCCTTCACAGAGGGCATCGGCGACCCCTCGCCCGACTCGCCCGGGGGCAACCGAGGCTGGGCGGACCGTGTCGCCGAGGTGCTCGGCGCCGACGTGGACGACTTCGCCTACGCGAACCTCGCCGTACGCGGCCGCCTGATCGGCCAGATCGTGGCGGAGCAGATCGAGCCTGCCCTCGCCCTCTCCCCCGACCTCATCAGTTTCTGCGCGGGAGGGAACGACGTCATCCGCCCGGGCACCGATCCCGACGAGATCTCGCAACAGTTCGAGGACGCCGTCATCCGGCTCTCCTCGACCGGCGCCACTGTCGTCGTGTTCACGGGCATCGATACGAACTTCTCGCCGGTGTTCCGCGGTTTCCGCGGAAAGGTCGCGATCTACAACGAGAACCTGCGCGCCATCGCCGACCGCTACGACTGCATCGTGGCCGACCAGTGGGGTCTGAAGGAGATCCAGGACGCCCGCTTCTTCGCGGATGACCGCCTGCACCTGAACGCCCTCGGTCACCACGAGGTGGCCCGAATGGTGTTGCGGGCGTTGAACGTCCCCAACGACCTCGCCCCGATGCAGCCTGCGCCGATCGCGGTGCGCAACTGGCGAGCGGCGCGCGCCGACGACCTCGTCTGGGCGCGCACCTACCTCGTTCCGTGGGTGCTGCGGCGCTTGCGGCACCAGTCGTCCGGCGACAATGTGACCGCGAAGCGCCCGGAGCCTTCGAGCGTGTCGCGCCTCGACGGTCAGATCCCTCCGGCGGGCGGGTGA